A window of the Juglans microcarpa x Juglans regia isolate MS1-56 chromosome 5D, Jm3101_v1.0, whole genome shotgun sequence genome harbors these coding sequences:
- the LOC121264383 gene encoding cysteine-rich repeat secretory protein 38-like, with translation MVMVSSRLLFFLFLIFVLVYQATTQPSFIYYFCSDNTGKYTSKSKYKANLDHVLASISSNTGTDNGFGTDSHGQEPDKAYGIGLCRGDVKADVCRSCLNDSRTVLTQLCPNQMEAIGWYDNCSLRFSNRSMFGVVESAPNSFMWNPRNVSDVKGYGVVLKNLLSGMISDAASGVSLKFATRTSVAPDKSKLYVLAQCTPDLSEQDCRDCLNLIYAQIPLFGLGQAGGRAYTPNCNFRFETYPFFDLTSVATPSPPSQPVSPESPPPIKGRIILIYPISMKP, from the coding sequence ATGGTAATGGTTTCCTCAAGACTACTTTTCTTCCTGTTCTTGATTTTTGTACTAGTTTATCAGGCCACAACCCAGCCAAGTTTCATATATTATTTCTGTTCAGACAACACTGGTAAATATACCAGTAAGAGTAAATACAAGGCGAACCTCGACCACGTCCTCGCCTCTATCTCCTCTAACACTGGTACTGACAACGGGTTTGGCACTGATTCTCATGGACAAGAACCTGACAAAGCTTATGGAATTGGACTTTGTAGAGGAGATGTAAAGGCAGATGTTTGCCGTAGTTGCCTCAATGATTCTAGAACTGTTCTCACACAACTTTGTCCCAATCAAATGGAGGCAATAGGGTGGTACGACAATTGCTCGTTGCGCTTCTCAAACCGCTCCATGTTTGGCGTTGTGGAAAGTGCTCCTAATAGCTTTATGTGGAACCCAAGGAACGTATCCGATGTAAAAGGGTATGGCGTGGTCCTTAAGAACCTATTAAGTGGCATGATAAGTGATGCTGCATCAGGTGTTTCTCTCAAGTTTGCGACGAGGACCTCAGTCGCCCCCGACAAGAGCAAATTATATGTTCTTGCGCAGTGCACTCCCGATTTATCTGAGCAAGACTGCCGTGATTGTTTAAATTTGATTTATGCACAAATTCCACTTTTTGGCCTTGGACAGGCAGGTGGGAGAGCATATACACCTAACTGTAATTTCAGGTTTGAGACATACCCTTTCTTCGACCTTACATCTGTTGCTACACCGTCACCACCCTCGCAACCAGTCTCCCCTGAGTCCCCTCCACCCATAAAAGGTAGAATAATCCTCATATATCCCATATCGATGaaaccataa